The genomic segment TTGCTGCTGCTGTTGCTGCCGCTGCTGAGCTACCCTCTGCTGCTCTTCATTACGCTGTTGCGCTTGCCTCTGCTCTTGCGCTCGCTGCTGCGCCTGCTGCTGGGTCGCTCGCTGTTGTTGTTGCTCCTGCCGCTGCTGTTGCTCTCTCTGCTGAGCCTGCTGCTGAACCGCTCTTTGCTGCTCCTGAGTGCGCTGCTGTGCTGCCCGCTGTTGCACCTGCTGCTGTTGCTCACCCTTACGTTGCTCAGCAGCCCGTTGCTGCTCCTGTCGCTGTTGCTGAGCTTTCTGCTGCTCCTGGTGTTGCTGCGCTGCTCGCTGCTGCTGCTGGTTCCGCTGCTCGGCAGCCCGTTGCTGTTCCTCGTTGCGCTGTTGCTCTTGATTGCGCTGTTGCACCGCTCTTTGCTGCTCGTTGTGCTGCTGCGCCGTCCTCTGCTGTTGTTGCTCCTTGTTGCGCTGCTGCTCGGCAGCCCGCTGTTGTTCCTGGTTCCGCTGCTGCGTCGCTCTCTGTTGCTCGTTGTGCTGTTGCGCGGTCCTTTGCTGTTCCTGGTTGCGCTGCTGCACCGCTCTTTGCTGCTGCGTTGCTTTCTGCTGCTCGGCGGCTCGTTGCTGTTCCTGCTCGCGCCGTTGATTGGCAGCATTGGCACCGTTGGGTTCGTTGCCACTCCCTCGCTCCGCTCGGTTGGCAGGCGGATGATACGGCGCTCCCGCCGCCTTGGCCGGCACCACAGCGCGACCGCGGAACTCCGCCGGACGGGCCGTTGCCGCTATCGGCGGCCTTCCCTGATTCCTCGAAGCTCTGAACTCGGGATTGGACCGTGCCATCGTGCGGTTCTGAATCTGCGGCTGCGCCGGAGGGAAGTGCCGCTCATGCATTACGCGTTCTTCCTGCGGAGTGGCGCGCATCATAACGCCGCCCTGGCCGCCGTTGTAGCTCACGCGGTTCTCGGTGCGGTTCACGATGACGGTCCTGTCCTCGTACACGTTGCGGACGTTCGTCACATTCACGTTCGTCACCGCGCGGTTGTAGTAGAAATGATCGTTTTCCCATCTGCCGCCTTCGTATCCACGGCCAGAGTACCCGTATCCATAATCGATGCCACCGTAGTAGCCGACCTCGTTTGCCCAATAGCCATCGTGGAACCGATAACCGTCGTTATCCCAGCCCCACCATGCGGGGGTCCACAAGAGGCCTCGCTGGGGCGCCATCACCCAGGTTCCGGGAACCCAGTAGTAGTCCTCGATGTCGGAGTCATAGGCCCAGTATCCAGGCACCCACATATAGCCCTCTCCGGGGCACGCGGGCTGCTCGTAAACGGGTAGCGCGGGAGGCGCGAAACTGACGCTGATCGAGAGCTGCGCTGCTGCGGGTCGCCACAGAAGCAATCCCAGCATCGCGCAAAACGTGATCCGTAGAATACTTTTCATAAATCGTTCCTTCTCGGGGAAATAATCAAGCCGGAATAAATCGGAACGATGAAGTATTTGGGGGCCCGCTCGCCCTATGGGATCAGCGCCGCCTCGCGAGCTGTCGCGGCATTAAGCTTCGATGGAGGAGCCGCGTAATGGAGTTGCCGCTTAGTCATTTTCGCCGTGCTCCAACGAATCCCTCGGCGCGTAATTCCATCTCATAGCAATGAGTTATCTGGTGCCGGCCCGGCGCGAAAGCCGCCGCTTCCTGAACCCTGTGCCTACGGAGGTAGGCGGCCTTTCCGTCATGTTCAAGATCGGCCCGGAGTTCTTTCTCGGCTCGAAAGCGCGCTCGCCAAAGCACCAGCTCGGCCCATTCAAGACTGATCCACGCATCTTCGACGAACTCACTCGCACCGGCCTGCGCGTCACCTGGTTCGGGCACGCGTCTTCACTGGTTGAACTCGATGGCATCCGCATCCTCATCGACCCCGTATGGGAAGAGCGCGCTTCACCAACAACCTGGTCCGGCCCAAAGCGATTCTTCGCGCCAACGCTGCCGCTTGAGCAGCTCCCGCCCATCGACGTAGTGCTGATCTCTCACGATCACTACGACCACCTCGGCGCCGGGACCATGCGCACGCTCGCGAACCTGCCTGCCACGCGCAGCGCACGCTGGATCGCCCCGCTCGGCGTCGGTTCCATCCTCGAAGAAATGGGCCTCGATCGCGCCCGCTGCAGGGAACTCGACTGGATGGACACCGTGCATGCGGGCCCCATCGCCATTACAGCTCTGCCCGCGCGCCACTTCTCCGGCCGCAGCCTCTTCAACCGAATGCAGACCCTCTGGGCCTCGTTCGCGCTCATCGGCCCCACCCGCCGTGTCTACTACGGAGCCGATTCCGGCGAGTGGTCCGGCTTCGAGGAGATCGGCGCGCGCTTCGGCCCCTTCGATCTCACGATGCTCGAGATCGGCGCGTCCAATCCGCTCTGGGCGCAGATCCACATGGGGCCCGAAGGCGCCGTGCGCAGCTTTCGCGCGCTCGGCAGCAGCGGACTGCTGATGCCCATTCACTGGGGCCTGTTTGACCTCGCCCTGCACCACTGGCGCCAGCCGATTGAATACATGTTTGCAGTGGAAAACCTGAAGCTGTGGTCGCCCGCACCCGGCCAACCAGCAGAGGTAATCAAGGGCGATGAACTCCGCTCTAACTGGTGGAAGCCAGAAGCCAGTAGCCCGTAGCTGGAAGTCGGTAGCGGTAGGGCTAAGGCTGCAGGCTATAAGCTACCGGCTGTTCTTCTCTATTTTGCCGCCAGAGCCCCCACCATCGACTCGAAGATCTTCCATCCATCCGCCGAGCCCAGCAGCGACTCGCTCGACCGGTCCGGATGCGGCATCATGCCCAGCACATTGCGGCCTTCATTGAGAATGCCGGCGATGTTGCCGAGCGACCCGTTCGGATTCGCCTCGGGCGTGATCTCGCCCTCGGGCGTCGCATACCGAAACGCAATCCGATCCTCCGCCTCAAGCCGGCGCAGTTCCTCAGGCGTGCAGAAGTAGTTGCCTTCCATGTGCCCGATGGGAATCTGCAGCACCTCGCCCTTCTGCAGCGTACCGGTGAACGCGCTGTTCGTCGTCTCGGTGCGCAGGTGCACCTGCTTGCAGATGTACTTCAGCCCGGCGTTGCGCATCAGCGCGCCCGGCAGCAGTCCGGCTTCGGTCAGAATCTGGAACCCGTTGCAGATGCCCAGCACCAGCCCGCCCTTGGCCGCGAACTTCTTCACCGACTCCATCACCGGCGAAAAGCGCGCAATCGCACCCGTCCGCAGGTAGTCGCCATAGGCAAAGCCGCCCGGCACCAGGATCGCGTCCACACCCTGCAAATCCGGCGAATCGTGCCACAAGAACGTGACCGGCTTATGCGCGATGCTCTCGATCACGTTGTAGGTATCGTGATCGCAGTTCGAACCCGGAAAGACCGTAACGCCGAATTTCATACCTTTAGGTTATCAGGATCGATGCCGCGATCTAAAGTTGGCCGATCAGGTCTTCCAGCAACATTGATCGCGCTCGCGCCACCTCAGACACGATGCCGTGCAGCGTGCCTTTCTTGAGTGGATCATGATTGGGCACCGAGACGGAGTGCTGCGGAGGCCCATCGTGACGAAGCCGGATATGACTGCCTCTTTGGCGGAGTACCTGGTATCCGAGGTGCTCGAGAACGCGAATCAGCCGTGAAGCCGAAACGTCCCCTGGTAATTTCATGCTGCCTCAAGAGGGACCAGTTCGTCCTTGATGAAGTGTAGTTGGACGATCTTCGGCTTTACGTCCTCATCTTCAAAATGCAGTGCAGTGACCTCGCGGACGTTGTCGCGCAGCTCGTCCCAGGTTTCAGCTTCAGTGAAGATGGCGTAGCCCAGCGCACGGGCCGTATAACCGCCTTCTTCCGCCTCGCGAACTTCGAAAATCACTTCCATGGCCATAGGATACGCGATTGCAAAAAGATCGCTCGACTATTCCATCAGCTTCCGCAGCGCCGCCGCATAATCATGCGGCAGATGCTGCTTCTGCATATTCTCGTCGCAGACCACGTGCGTAGTCTCGCCCTCAGCCAGCAGATGCGCGTGTTTGTCGTCCGCGTTCTTGCGCAGGATGCGATAGGCAAACTTCAGCACGGCTCCGCGCAGCAGTTCGGGGCGTGTCTCGATCAGAATTTCGTCGTCATACCGCGCGGGCGATCTGTAACGGCAGTTGGACTCTACCACCGGAAGGATCAGCTTGTGATCCTTCTCCATCTGGCTGTAGGCCAGGCCAAGCGAGCGCAGCAGCTCCACGCGGCCAATCTCGAACCACACCAGGTAATTGGCATAGTAGACAATGCCCATCTGGTCGGTTTCGGCGTAACGTACGCGAACGTGTGAGGTAACAGGCATAAGAGCAGGCAGTAGGGAGTAGCAAATAGGGAGCAGGGGTTTTCTAATCCCTATTCCCTAATGCCTAATCCCTGTCTTTCACGGGTGTACGTGATTAAACCACGGCAGTTTCGTCACGTCGTTGAAGATCACGAAAGCGAAGAACACTACCAGAACCACAAACGCAGCCTGGTAGATGCGTTCTTTCACGGCCATGCTGATGTCGTGGCGCAGCACGCTCTCAATCAGCAGCAGCAGAATCAGCCCGCCATCGAGAATGGGGAAGGGCATCAGGTTCAAAATGCCGAGATTGATGCTGATGGCCGCGGCCGTATAGAACTTCGGGAACCAGATGTCGGTCTCTGCGGCCTGGCCCGCCATGCGCGCAATGCCCACCGGCCCTGAGAGCTGCGACATCGCCACCTTGCGCGTGAACAGCCGCCCCAGCACTTCCACAATCAGCGTCGAGTTGTACTCGCAGAAGCTCTTCGACTTCGCCACTGCCACGCGAATCGGAACGGGCTGGCGGCGCATCGGCGGATTCACCGCCGCAAACCCCAGCCTCCAATTCGAATCAGGCTGCTTCTCCGGCGTAGCATTCAGCGTTATGTGCTGTCCGTTCCGCACCACTTCCAGCGCCATCGTCTTGCCCGCGTAGGCCTTCATATAGGCCAGCAGCGTGCCGACATAGTGGAACGGGTTGCCGTCCACCGATACGATCTGGTCGCCCGCCTTCAGCCCGGCCTTCTCCGCGGGAGTGCCCGGCTGGACCTCCTGCACCTGGATCGGCCCCTTCATCACCTGCGGCTCAATGCCGGCGTCGCTGAGGTCAACCGCGTACTCGCCCTTGGGCAGCGATGGAATCTGCAGTGAAAGATTGATCGGCGTGCCGTTGCGGTCCACCGTTACGGGAACAGTCTGGTTCACGTTCAACTGCGACTGGTTATCCACCTGGATCCAGTCAGGATTCTTCACGCCGTCGAAGCTCGTAATCAAGTCGCCGGTCTGGAAGCCGGCATGCGCCGCGCTTGAGTCGGGCGCAACCCACTCGATGTTCGCCGTCGTCACCTGGTGCTGCGGAACTTCGTTGATGAATCCGTAATAGAACACCATCAGCACGAAAGCCAAAATGAAGTTGGCCACCGGGCCTGCCACGCCGATCAGCATGCGCTGCCAGCGCGGATGATTGGTGAACGATCCGGGGTCGTAGTCAGGTCGGCTCGTATCCGGCGCATCGCCTGCCTGAATCTGGTCCGGCGTCTCTCCCGTCATCTTCACGTAGCCGCCCAGAGGCAGCAGGCAGACCTTGTAGTCGGTGTCGCCTCTCTTGATGCCGAACAGCCGCGGCCCAAAGCCGATGGAGAACGCCTCAACCCGCACGCCGCACAGCTTGGCAACGGCGAAATGTCCGAATTCATGGACCACCACCATGATCCCGATCAGGACAATGAAAGCGAAAACGGCGACTACAACTGTATGAAGATCCTGCATAGAAGAAAAACGTATCCTTTGGCGCCCCGGGAGGTTAGTTCAACAGCGCACGAGCTCTTTCCCGTGCCTGCCGGTCTTCGGCCAGGACCTCGGCAATGGTCGCCGGGTGCGTCTCCGGGGTGTCAGCGAGCACTCTTGCAATTGTATCTGCTATCCCGGTAAATGGGATGCGGCGGTCCAGGAAGGCCTCCACCGCAACCTCATCGGCGGCGTTCAGCGCGATGCAGTGCGCCCCGCCTTTTTCCGCGGCCTCAAACGCAAGCCGCAGGCAAGGGAACCGTTCAAAATCCGGCGGATCGAAGTCCAGGTGCCGCAGTGCCGCCAGATCGAACGTCAGGTTCGACGCCGGCCGCTCCGGATACGCCAGCGCGTACAGAATCGGCAGGCGCATGTCGGTCACCGAAATCTGCGCCAAAATCGACCCATCCACATACTCCACCAGCGAGTGCACCGTCGATTGCGGATGCACCGTGACGCGAACTTGGCTCGGAGGTACATCGAACAGCCTGCAGGCCTCGATCACCTCGAGCCCCTTGTTCAGCATCGTGGCGGAATCGATCGTGATCCGGCGTCCCATCACCCACGTTGGATGCTTCAGGGCCTGCTCCGGCGAAATGGACGCGAACGCCTCAATCGGAGTCTGCCGGAACGGCCCGCCCGAAGCCGTCAGCCAGATGTACCTCACTTCCTTGTGCTCGCCCACCCGCATGCACTGGTGCACCGCGTTGTGCTCGCTGTCGATCGGCAGAATCGGCACGTTCCCCGCCCGCGCAGCCGCCGTCAGGATCTCCCCGGCGGCAACCATGCACTCCTTATTGGCGAGCCCCACTGGCTTTCCGGCCAGGATCGCCGCGTGCGTCGCCTCCAGGCCGGCTACGCCGACGATAGCGGAAACCACAAAATCGGCGTCAGCATGCGTAGAGCAGGCGACCGTCCCTTCCGTGCCGTGTGCCACGTCAATGCCCGAAGCCCCCGCCTCGCGCAGCCGCGCCGCTAGCTGGTCCGCCAGCTCAGCGGTCGCCACTGAGACCACCTTCGGCCGCCAGTGCACCGCCTGCGCAAGCGCCTCATCGACGTTACGGCCTGCCGCCAGCGCCGTCACGCTGTAGCGCTCGGGAAACTGCTCAACGATGGAGAGCGTGCTTTGTCCAATGGAGCCGGTCGAGCCGAGAATCGCGAGTCGTTTCAATGCTTTGTTCGCTTCCAATCCGAGAAAGTGCTTCCCTCCATGATAAGGGCAGTCGCTGCGATCTGACCGCGGTCGGACCTCGGCGACTGCCGCTGCGCTGAACGGCGGCGGGCGCCCGTGCGCGTACACGGGCGCCGGGCTCTCTGTGTTGCTTTAGATCGCCTTTAGTTCCGCCACCGCATCCAGATACAGCGGAATTTCTTTGTTTAGATGATGTGCCGCATTCAGCACGACTTTGTGCGCGACCCCGAGCCGCGAATTCGCCCAGCCCAGCGGATCGAGCGCGCCGATAATCTGGACCTGCTTCTTGCCCACTTTGGGCAGAGCGCAAATGGCGCTAAGCAAAACGATCGTTACCTGATCCAGTTGCGTGATCGGAGCCTTCTCACAGAAGAGCTCGCCCAGTGCACCGCTGAGGACCATGTTGCCTTTACTGTGTCCAACCAGAAATTCCAGGTGCGGCAATCGCCCGTCACGCAGCAGAGCTTTCACTGATTGAATCGTTGGTCCGCCCCCAAGCGAGTCCACCGTCTCAATCATGGGCAGCAGACCGAGTCCGGCGACCAGCGAGGACAACCCGCGCCGGGTATTCTCCAGCGCGAACTCGAGCTGGTTGGTCTCGCGGAAATACAGCGCTCCACCCACGGCTTCGTTGAGCAGCTCACGGAGGCCGTATCCTGCAACCACCCCCGCAACCGGGATACCCCTGGCGATACAAACGTCCCGTGCAAGACCCACAGCTCCAAGAACGGAGCTGCCGACACCCGGTACACAAAGCCCTCGAACTTCTTCGCGCGCTCTCTCTCCGTCGTCCTTGCTCGGCGAAAGGAACTCGTAGACATCGGCAAAGAACTTCGGGTCTTTGCCTGGAGCCACGTAGACGATCGATCCCGCGATCACTGTCCCGGCCCGTTTTGCCCAGGCGTGAACGGCCTGTGCGTCCGTTTTGCTCACGTTGTAGAAATACTCGTCCGCCAGCTCGTTGAATGGGTACACCGAGGATTGAACGAGGTGCTTGAGAGTTTGCGTCCTCAATCCCGGCGGAGGAACGGACGGCTGTCCGTTCTGCGTTGGATCGGGCGGAGACGTAGATGGAAACGAAGGAGGATGGATGACTGATGCCATGATGGTCCCTCCATGTTGCGTTGTAGCCGCACCGCTTGCCGGTGCAGCCGGTTGCAAGCGCTGTGGCTTGCCGGAGGCGACGAGTGATGTGGAGACATTCTAAGCCCGAATTCGTGCGCGAATGCCCTTGAGCACAAGCGCCCGTGACGGCGGACACATCGGCCAGGTCATTTCCTGGTGCGCCAACCTCGTTGTTTAAAACGAATGGTGAATGAGCTGGACGTACCACAGTGTCGGCGCAGCCAGCAGCAGCGCATCGATGCGATCCAGCACGCCGCCGTGTCCCGGCAGAATCGTCCCTGAATCCTTCACGCCAGCCGAGCGCTTGAGCGCCGACTCAGCAAGATCGCCCACCTGCGCCACCACGTTCAGGAATGCCGACAGCACCAGCCAGTACCAAACCGGATCCTCAGAGAACGACAGCGCCATCGTGTTGAAGTGCGTACTCAGGTAGTCTGCCAGCGCGAGCAACAGGCCAGTCACAGCCACGCTGCCCACCACAGATGCCACCGCGCCCTCCCACGACTTGTTGGGGCTGATCGAAGGCGCCAGCTTGTGCCGTCCCCATGCACGCCCCACGTAAAGGGCAGTCGTATCTCCCGCCCAAACTGCGCAGAACAGAAACACCAGCAACGACGGCCCATTCGACTGCTGCTTCAACGCCGGCAAAGACACCAGCGTAAGACCCGTGTAGAGCAGCCCAAACACTGAGCTTGATGCGTCCGGCAGCACCCGGTTGATAGGGCTCAGGAACGTGCACCACAACAGCAGAAACAGCGACAGTATCCCGAGGGTAGGAGCCACCTGGTCCGGCCATCGATACGAAGCTACGAACAACGCCACAATGGCCACGCCCACAACGAGGCGCGGCGGATCGGCCCCGAGCTCCTTGGCCAGCCCCAGATATTCCCACCCGGCCAGCGCGGCCACAACCGCAGTGGCGGCCACAAAAAGCCATTGCCAGTGCGGCGGCAAAAACACAATCACGAAAACAATGGGGATAAGGACGGCGGCCGTGATAACTCGTTTCATTCTTGCGTTTGAGAATACAGCACCGGGGCAGGGCATTCGCCGCGGCTCACGGGCGCCTCAACCTCTGCCGAGTCTTGGGTCAAAATCGAACTTCGCGGGCTCAGCGATCTCGACCTTGTCGAAGTCGGGGTGCGCCGGGTTCAGCAGATAGTTCCACTCTTCCGGCACCACCACGCTCGGCACCCGAAACACTGCGCTACCGGCGCCCTTGATCCATTTGTCTCCGATCGCTTGCGTGCTGCGGGGCGGCGGATTTTCGCGCCAGTCGGACGGAATCTCGCCCGGCTCCAGTTTCCTCAGGAGCCGCTCATCGAACTCTACGCGACGCAGCACATAGCGCTTCAGAACCCGCGGCGAGTCCAGGTGCACCAGCATCTCCAGTGCCGCCAGTGCCCGCGACCCGGCGGTATACACCACGGCCACGCCCGCCGAATTCCACCGCCCGCCATAGAGCCGCGCGCCTTCTCCGCTGAACGCCTGGGCCGTATGGCGCTCATGCACAATCCGCCACCCGGAAAGCTTCAAGAAAAGACCCCGTGCTCAAGCCGCCCTAGCAGGTTCTCCACCTCGCGGGCTCCAATCTCCGTCCGCGCATAATCGAGCGGGCTCTGCCCGGCCAGTGCCTGCTTCGGTTCCCGCAGCCACTGCCGCGCCTCGCTGCTCTCCCAGTCAAACAGTGCCAGGGCCTTCTCCAGCAGGCGGGCCACTCGCACTACCCGCTCGGATTCGTCCGGGCTCAGCCGCCCCGCCGTCTTGCGCCGGGCCAGCGTGCGCGCCGGAATGCCCAGATGAGTCGCCAAATCCGGAAGCGCCAGCCCCAACCCCAACGACAGCGACTCCATTGCCCTGAGGGGCAAGCCCTGCTCAATCTCGCGAATCAGCCGATTGGTGTCGGTTGACCCCGCTCCCATCATCGATTCGGTGATAAATCCGCGTGCCGCGATCGCTCTACTCATAAGGAGCATCCTATCGCAGATTCATGCCAAATGGCAAATATATTGCGCCATTTGGCAGAACTGGGCAGACAGCTCAGGCGATCACTTCGGCCTCGGTCGGAACCTGCTCGCCCAGGTACTTCGTCACTGCCGTTTCAAGGTTGAAGTGCATGCCTTCGCGCCCCAACGCCTCGCCCAACGATGATCGCTGCACCACGGAAAGAACCTCGGGGTTCATGCCCACGAGCCAAAGGCGAACGCCGCCCTCCCGCGATTTCCTCTCCGCCTCACCCAGCATCTTGAGTGCCGTGTACTCGAGGTCGAAGATGGCGCGCATATCGAGAGCGACGACCCGGGGCTGTACTTCCTCGATTTCGTGCCGGACTTTGTGCGCCAATTGCTCTGCGTTCGCGAAGAAGATTCGTCCTTCGGGCCGCAGGATCAGCAGCCCCGGGAAGCTCTCATCTTCGGGGTGTTCATCGCTGCGCGGCCGGAAGATGTTTGTCCCAGGCTTGCGGCCCAGCCGGTACACATGTGGATTCGCAACCTGGTAGGCGAGCCCAATAATCGACGCGATGATCGCCACGATGATGCCTTTCAGCGTCCCCACCAGCATTACGCCCGCAAAGGCAATCAGGGCCCAGATGAACTCCGTGCGGCGCACCGCCAGAATCTCCTTGAACTCCTTCGGCTTGATCATGCTGACCGTATAAACAATGACAACCGAGGCCAGCGTGGCATTCGGCATCATGGCGATCAGCGGAGCCAGCAGCAGCATCGTCACCAGCGTCATGGCCGCGGTCACAAGCTCAGCCATCTGGCTTCGCGCTCCGGCAAGCCGATTCACAGCGGTCTGACTCGTTCCGCCTCCACCCGGCATTGCTCCCAGCAGCGCCCCGCCAGCGTTGGCAAGTCCAGTCGCGAACAGTTCCCGGTTCGCCTGCGGCATCGGCTCGTCGTTCGCAGCAAAGGCGCGTCCTGCCGCAATAGTCTCGGTAAAGCTCATCAACGCTATCCCGAGTGCACCCGGCCATAGTTGGCTGGCCATATCAAGCGACGGAGCCGTGAACGACGGAAGCCCCTTAGGAATATTCCCCACCACGCTTACGCCGTGCGCGGTCAGATGCAGGAAATAAGCGCACGCGATCCCGCCCCCCACCGCAATCAACGGCGCTGGAATCTTGGGCGTGTAGTGTTCCATGGCGATCAGCAGCGCAATAGTGATTACAGCAACGCTCAGCGTGATGGGATTCGTCTCCGCCACGCTGCGGATCGTTGCCAGCACGTTGTGCAGAAACGTCCCCTTTTCGATGTGGGTGCCGAATAGCTTCGGAGCCTGGTCCAGGATGATCACCACGCCGATACCCGCCTTGAATCCGATCAGCACCGGCTCGGAAATAAAATTCGCCACAAAGCCCAGCCGCAAAAAGCACGCCGCGACGAGCATTGCGCCCACCAGCAGCGTCAGCGTCGCGGCGGCGCGTAAAAGCGCGGCCTGATCTCCGCCCGGCGCAACCGCGCTCAGCTCTGCGGCGGTCAGAATCGCGATTGTGGATGACGTGCTGACGCTGAGCACGCGCGAGGTCCCAAGAATCGCATAGATGATCATCGGCACAAACGCCGTGTAGAGGCCGACCTGCAGCGGCAGCCCCGCCACGCTCGTATAGGCCATCGATTTGGGAATGACTACCGCCGCCGCCGTGAGTCCCGCAATGACATCGGGCCGCAGCCAGTCACTGCGATAGGAGGTCAGCCACTCCGGCAGACCGAAGCGGCCGCCTTGCTTTGCATCTGAAGACATGCGCACTCCTCACCGGACTCACATCGTCCGCGCCGAAGCCAAAGGTCACAGGAATCCAATTTGGAGAGAATGTCTCCGGCGCGCGCCTCCATGAACTAGGAGAAATGCCAGTTCAGCAAGCCGTCGTGCGTGTCTCTCAGCAGCCGGTCAGTCCCCGAGGCGATGTCACAGAAGCTGCATCTTTTGCCAGATGCTATTCGGAGAGCCCGAGGATAGATTCCGCGCCATGAAGACCCACAGTCGCACCTTGGCTGTTTCCTTGCTCTGTGTTGCCTTCGCTTGCCCTTTCTTCCCCCACCTGGACGCTCAGGAGAAAGCATCAGGCAGACAGCAAATTACGCCTCCAACGGAGACAAAGCTCTGGACGGGCGACATCGACGAGTTGCTGAAGAAGCGGGTCATCCGCATCGGCGTTCCATACTCCAAAACCTTCTACTACACGGTCAAAGGCGTGCAGTACGGAACCGCGTACGAAACCGGGAAGGAACTGGAGAAATATCTCAACAAGAAATATCCCCAGCCCACCAAGAACCTCAAGATCCTGGTGGTCCTGTTCGTATTGCCGCGCGATCATGCGGCGGACATGCTGCAGAAAGGCAAGATCGATATCCTGGCCGGCGCAATTTCTGTCACCGATCAGCGCAAGATGCTCGCCGACTTCTGCGACCCCATCTACACCGGCATCAACGAAGTAGTGGTCACCGCTCCCGGCGGCCCGCAAATTACATCCGCCGACGACCTCTCAGGCAAGACCGTCTCTGTCCGCAAAATATCCAGCTACTGGGAACACCTCGAGGCTCTCAATCAGCGCTTCAAGACCGAGGGCAAACCAGAGGTGAAGCTGCAGGTCGTCCCCGACGATCTCGGTGACGAAGATCTGCTCGAGATGGTCAACTCCGGCCTGTTGCCCATGACGGTTGTGAGCGACTGGACCGCGAAACTCTGGAGCAAACTGCTACCCAAGATAGTGGTGACTGATACGGCCATCAGCACCGGCGGCACAGTCGCCTGGGCCATACGCAAGGACTCTCCCAAGCTGATGGCTGACCTCAATCAGTTCTTCACCACTCACAAAGAGGGAACCGCATTCGGCCGCGAACTCGTCTCGCGATACGTGACAAGCGGCTACATGCTCAAGCAGGCCGTCTCTCCCTCGGCCATGAAGAACTTCGAGGCCACCTCCGCGCAGTTCCAGAAGTACGCAGCCGAATACGGCACCGATTACATGCTCATGATGGCGAAGGGCTATCAGGAGTCAGGGTTGAATCAGAACGTGAAGAGCCCGGTGGGCGCCATCGGCATCATGCAGCTCATGCCCGCCACCGGCAAATCGATGCAGGTGGGCGACATCACTCAGCAGGACGCCAACATCCACGCCGGCATCAAGTATTTCCGCCAGACCGAAGAGAAGTACTTCGGCAACGAACCTATGGATGAGCTGAACAAGGTGCTCTTCACCATGGCCGCATATAACTGCGGGCCGAACCGTGTGAAGCAGCTGCGGCAGGAGGCTTCGGACAAAGGCCTCGATCCCAACATCTGGATCAACAATGTGGAAGTAATCGCCGCGGCTCGGGTCGGCAACGAGACGGTCAGCTACGTCTCGAACATCTACAAGTACTACATCGCCTACAAGCTGCTCGCCGAGCAGGAGGAGCAGCGCAAAAAGGCCCGCGAGTCAATTGCGGAAACTCCCGGGGGCTTTTAGCTGACGGCGATTTTGTACTGCTCGGCCTCTTCGTCGGTGGCCAGCACGTTATCGCCAAGGCCGCCAAAGCGCCGTTCGCGCCGCTGGAAGTCGGCAATCGCCTCCAGCAAGTGGATCCCGCGGAAGTCGGGCCACAGGCGATCCGTGACAAAGATCTCTGTATAGGCGATCTGCCACAGAAGGTAGTTGGAGATTCGCATCTCCCCC from the Occallatibacter riparius genome contains:
- the dxr gene encoding 1-deoxy-D-xylulose-5-phosphate reductoisomerase; this translates as MKRLAILGSTGSIGQSTLSIVEQFPERYSVTALAAGRNVDEALAQAVHWRPKVVSVATAELADQLAARLREAGASGIDVAHGTEGTVACSTHADADFVVSAIVGVAGLEATHAAILAGKPVGLANKECMVAAGEILTAAARAGNVPILPIDSEHNAVHQCMRVGEHKEVRYIWLTASGGPFRQTPIEAFASISPEQALKHPTWVMGRRITIDSATMLNKGLEVIEACRLFDVPPSQVRVTVHPQSTVHSLVEYVDGSILAQISVTDMRLPILYALAYPERPASNLTFDLAALRHLDFDPPDFERFPCLRLAFEAAEKGGAHCIALNAADEVAVEAFLDRRIPFTGIADTIARVLADTPETHPATIAEVLAEDRQARERARALLN
- a CDS encoding phosphatidate cytidylyltransferase codes for the protein MKRVITAAVLIPIVFVIVFLPPHWQWLFVAATAVVAALAGWEYLGLAKELGADPPRLVVGVAIVALFVASYRWPDQVAPTLGILSLFLLLWCTFLSPINRVLPDASSSVFGLLYTGLTLVSLPALKQQSNGPSLLVFLFCAVWAGDTTALYVGRAWGRHKLAPSISPNKSWEGAVASVVGSVAVTGLLLALADYLSTHFNTMALSFSEDPVWYWLVLSAFLNVVAQVGDLAESALKRSAGVKDSGTILPGHGGVLDRIDALLLAAPTLWYVQLIHHSF
- a CDS encoding RES family NAD+ phosphorylase — protein: MKLSGWRIVHERHTAQAFSGEGARLYGGRWNSAGVAVVYTAGSRALAALEMLVHLDSPRVLKRYVLRRVEFDERLLRKLEPGEIPSDWRENPPPRSTQAIGDKWIKGAGSAVFRVPSVVVPEEWNYLLNPAHPDFDKVEIAEPAKFDFDPRLGRG
- the parS gene encoding type II RES/Xre toxin-antitoxin system antitoxin, which encodes MSRAIAARGFITESMMGAGSTDTNRLIREIEQGLPLRAMESLSLGLGLALPDLATHLGIPARTLARRKTAGRLSPDESERVVRVARLLEKALALFDWESSEARQWLREPKQALAGQSPLDYARTEIGAREVENLLGRLEHGVFS
- a CDS encoding SulP family inorganic anion transporter — encoded protein: MSSDAKQGGRFGLPEWLTSYRSDWLRPDVIAGLTAAAVVIPKSMAYTSVAGLPLQVGLYTAFVPMIIYAILGTSRVLSVSTSSTIAILTAAELSAVAPGGDQAALLRAAATLTLLVGAMLVAACFLRLGFVANFISEPVLIGFKAGIGVVIILDQAPKLFGTHIEKGTFLHNVLATIRSVAETNPITLSVAVITIALLIAMEHYTPKIPAPLIAVGGGIACAYFLHLTAHGVSVVGNIPKGLPSFTAPSLDMASQLWPGALGIALMSFTETIAAGRAFAANDEPMPQANRELFATGLANAGGALLGAMPGGGGTSQTAVNRLAGARSQMAELVTAAMTLVTMLLLAPLIAMMPNATLASVVIVYTVSMIKPKEFKEILAVRRTEFIWALIAFAGVMLVGTLKGIIVAIIASIIGLAYQVANPHVYRLGRKPGTNIFRPRSDEHPEDESFPGLLILRPEGRIFFANAEQLAHKVRHEIEEVQPRVVALDMRAIFDLEYTALKMLGEAERKSREGGVRLWLVGMNPEVLSVVQRSSLGEALGREGMHFNLETAVTKYLGEQVPTEAEVIA